In Cryptococcus deuterogattii R265 chromosome 4, complete sequence, a genomic segment contains:
- a CDS encoding hsp75-like protein, producing the protein MSAEDVFEGAIGIDLGTTYSCVGVWQNDRVEIIANDQGNRTTPSYVAFTEGERLIGDAAKNQSAMNPLNTIFDAKRLIGRRYDDADVKKDMKHWPFTVIDKDGSPYVEVDYLNEKKTFSPQEISAMVLTKMKEIAEAKIGKTVKKAVVTVPAYFNDSQRLATKDAGAIAGLEVLRIINEPTAAAIAYGLDEKTEEERNVLIFDLGGGTFDVSLLSIQGKVFSVKATAGDTHLGGEDFDNNLLEHFKAEFKRKTKLDISDDARALRRLRSACERAKRTLSSVTQTTVEVDSLYQGTDFSSNITRARFEEINATAFKSTVDPVDKVLKDSKIPAAKVDDIVLVGGSTRIPKIQSLVSEYFGGRQLNKSINPDEAVAYGAAVQAAVLTGQTSDKTADLLLLDVAPLSLGVAMQGDIFGVVLPRNTPIPSNKSRVFTTVEDNQTTVMFPVYEGERTQCKDNRLLGEFELSGIPPMPRGQAELVCTFEVDANGLLKVSAQDRASGRKAQITIQNSVGRLSSEEIQAMIKDAEQFKNADKDFSARHEAKSDLEAYLHTCEQSISAPELSMKIKRGARAAVESEIAKALEKLEQEDATADELKKAQLGVKRAMQKAMASAR; encoded by the exons ATGTCCGCTGAAGACGTTTTCGAGGGTGCCATTGGTATTG ACCTTGGTACCACCTACTCTTGTGTCGGTGTCTGGCAAAACGACCGAGTCGAG ATCATCGCCAACG ACCAGGGTAATCGAACCACCCCTTCTTACGTCGCTTTCACTGAGGGCGAGCGTTTGattggtgatg CCGCCAAGAACCAGTCTGCCATGAACCCCCTCAACACCATCTTCGACGCTAAGCGATTGATCGGACGACGATACGACGACGCTGACGTTAAGAAGGACATGAAG CACTGGCCCTTCACCGTCATTGACAAGGACGGTTCTCCTTACGTTGAGGTCGACTACCTcaacgagaagaagactttcTCTCCCCAGGAGATCTCTGCCATGGTTCTTaccaagatgaaggagattgctgAGGCCAAGATTGGCAAGACCGTCAAGAAGGCCGTCGTCAC CGTTCCTGCCTACTTCAACGACTCTCAGCGTCTCGCTACCAAGGACGCCGGTGCCATTGCTGGTCTTGAGGTCCTCCGTATCATCAACGAGCCTACCGCTGCCGCTATTGCCTACGGTCTTGACGAGAAGaccgaggaggagcgaaacgtcctcatcttcgacTTGGGTGGTGGTACTTTCGATGTCTCCCTCCTTAGCATTCAGGGTAAGGTCTTCTCTGTCAAGGCCACCGCTGGTGACACTCACCTTGGTGGTGAGGACTTCGACAACAACCTCCTTGAGCACTTCAAGGCTGAGttcaagaggaagaccaAGCTTGACATCTCTGACGATGCTCGTGCTTTGCGACGATTGAGGTCTGCTTGTGAGCGTGCTAAGCGAACTCTTTCTTCCGTTACTCAGACCACCGTCGAGGTCGACTCTCTCTACCAGGGTACCGActtctcttccaacatCACCCGTGCCCGATTCGAGGAGATTAACGCCACCGCTTTCAAGTCCACCGTTGACCCCGTTGACAAGGTCCTCAAGGACTCCAAGATCCCCGCTGCCAAGGTTGACGACATTGTCCTTGTCGGTGGTTCTACCCGTATCCCCAAGATCCAATCTCTCGTTTCCGAGTACTTCGGTGGCCGACAGCTCAACAAGTCTATCAACCCCGATGAGGCTGTTGCTTACGGTGCCGCTGTCCAGGCTGCTGTCCTCACCGGTCAGACCTCCGACAAGACCGCcgacctccttcttctcgatgtcgcccctctctcccttggTGTTGCCATGCAGGGTGACATCTTCGGTGTTGTTCTTCCCCGAAACACCCCCATCCCCTCCAACAAGTCTCGAGTCTTCACCACCGTCGAGGACAACCAGACTACCGTCATGTTCCCTGTCTACGAGGGTGAGCGAACCCAGTGCAAGGACAACCGACTTCTTGGAGAGTTCGAGCTCTCTGGTATCCCCCCTATGCCCCGAGGCCAGGCCGAGCTCGTTTGCACTTTCGAGGTTGACGCCAACGGTCTCCTCAAGGTCTCTGCTCAGGACCGTGCCTCTGGCCGAAAGGCTCAGATCACCATCCAGAACTCTGTTGGCCGACTTTCTTCCGAAGAGATCCAGGCTATGATCAAGGATGCTGAGCAATTCAAGAACGCCGACAAGGACTTCTCTGCCCGTCACGAGGCCAAGTCTGACCTTGAGGCTTACCTCCACACCT GTGAACAATCCATCTCCGCCCCTGAACTTTCTATGAAGATCAAGCGAGGAGCTCGTGCCGCCGTTGAGTCTGAGATTGCCAAGGCTCTCgagaagcttgagcagGAGGATGCCACCGCCGACGAGCTCAAGAAGGCTCAGCTCGGTGTCAAGAGGGCTATGCAGAAGGCCATGGCTTCTGCCCGTTAA
- a CDS encoding 26S proteasome non-ATPase regulatory subunit 9, whose translation MPQELAFPPPEEPSILSLPLPHPDAYPGEPREYALALIQRKDAIQKEIASLPYPAPAKRNANPSRMSSTTYYPQYHGATASTSLLDNEGYPRGDLDIYAIRHARSSLVRLQNDRRTVTDLLATALHDAFAPSSPSSEQQPNGNVSVPSSQTNGYSARTRQTVWPERAVAKVNTVAENSPASVAGLKAQDMIYSFAGIDHTSPGGLQAIGAAVAQSEGTPLPLLVMRGQERLQLTLTPQSGWGGRGSLGCHILPA comes from the exons ATGCCGCAGGAACTCGCCTTCCCTCCCCCAGAGGAGCCCTCCATCCTATCCCTGCCCCTACCCCACCCAGACGCTTACCCAGGAGAGCCCAGGGAATATGCTCTTGCCCTCATCCAGCGTAAAGACGCCATCCAGAAGGAAATAGCAAGTCTTCCAtatcctgctcctgctaAGAGGAACGCTAATCCCAGCAGGATGTCCTCAACGACATATTATCCACAGTAT CACGGAGCGACGGCCTCAACGTCTCTGCTAGACAACGAAGGCTATCCTCGAGGAGATCTGGACATT TATGCTATCCGACATGCCCGTTCGTCGCTAGTTCGCCTTCAAAATGACCGTCGGACAGTAACAGACCTGCTCGCCACGGCTCTTCACGATGCCTTTgccccctcttctccatcatcagAGCAGCAGCCCAATGGCAATGTCTCCGTACCCTCAAGCCAGACAAACGGGTATTCCGCAAGAACCAGACAAACGGTCTGGCCCGAGAGAGCTGTTGCAAAGGTCAACACTGTCGCAGAAAACAGTCCCGCTTCAGTTGCA GGTCTCAAGGCCCAGGATATGATTTATTCATTTGCTGGAATCGATCACACGTCCCCGGGGGGTCTACAAGCTATTGGAGCGGCGGTTGCTCAGTCTGAAGGT ACTCCATTACCTCTACTTGTAATGCGAGGGCAAGAGCGTCTACAGTTGACACTGACTCCACAAAGTGGATGGGGCGGTCGCGGATCACTTGGCTGCCACATTCTCCCCGCTTAA
- a CDS encoding 3'(2'),5'-bisphosphate nucleotidase, whose protein sequence is MASQLPFTRLVKETQIGVLSVLRACYLTKNVQDTLVTKDTLLKSDKSPVTVADLSAQSLISLHLLAHFQDPIIGEEDTSELRVNEPLRQRVVGLVNAGFKKEEGWGKDKDYSEEEILNAIDAGSAEGGSKVDGTSGFIRHQQYAVCLALIVDGVVELGIIGCPNLGPEPAKIGEEIIPNGKGVLMVAVRGEGSWSRPLDSASYTKLNLPPTPPASNPLTFLESVESGHSAHSIQARIGALLGVQRPSLRMDSQAKYTCLSRGEGGVYLRIPTKYVGGKIYEERIWDHAPGALLIHESGGICTDMWGKELNFGVGRTLKENDGIVAAGKDIHPKAVEAVKKAIEEAQAEKK, encoded by the exons ATGGCCTCTCAACTCCCCTTCACCCGTCTTGTTAAAGAAACACAAATCGGCGTTCTCTCTGTTCTCAGAGCGTGCTACCT CACGAAGAACGTCCAAGACACCCTCGTCACAAAGGATACTCTTCTCAAATCAGACAAGTCTCCAGTGACAGTTGCAGACCTTTCCGCTCAGTCactcatctctctccaccttctcgCTCACTTTCAAGATCCTATCATTGGCGAGGAAGACACGAGCGAGTTGAGAGTGAACGAGCCGTTGAGACAGAGGGTCGTTGGACTTGTCAATGCAGGATtcaaaaaggaggagggatgggGCAAAGATAAGGATTATTCAGAGGAGGA AATCCTGAATGCTATCGACGCGGGCTCTGCTGAAGGCGGTAGCAAAG TCGACGGAACTTCTGGCTTCATTCGTCACCAGCAATACGCTGTATGCCTTGCACTCATTGTTGATGGTGTTGTCGAGCTCGGAATTATCGGGTGCCCCAACCTTGGCCCTGAGCCGGCCAAAATTGGTGAGGAAATCATTCCTAATGGCAAGGGTGTCCTCATGGTAGCTGTGAGGGGTGAAGGCAGCTGGTCG CGCCCTCTTGATTCTGCCTCCTACACAAAGCTAAACCTTCCCCCTACCCCTCCTGCCTCCAATCCCCTGACCTTCCTCGAGTCCGTCGAGTCTGGCCACTCTGCCCACTCTATCCAGGCTCGAATTGGCGCCCTACTCGGTGTTCAACGTCCTTCCCTCCGTATGGATTCTCAGGCCAAGTACACCTGTCTCTCTCGAGGTGAAGGTGGTGTCTATCTTCGTATTCCCACAAAATATGTTGGAGGCAAGATCTATGAAGAGCGGATCTGGGATCATGCCCCTGGAGCTTTGTTGATCCACGAAAGTGGTGGTATCTGTACAGACATGTGGGGCAAGGAACTCAACTTTGGTGTAGGAAGGACTCTCAAGGAGAATGACGGTATTGTTGCTGCCGGTAAAGATATTCATCCCAAGGCGGTCGAAGCGGTCAAGAAGGCGATTGAAGAGGCGCAGGCCGAAAAGAAGTGA
- a CDS encoding histone acetyltransferase — protein MAPKSRRATNSKAKATSTSAISPPDHSSPARSRDGSSPLSPIRSPKGDSDLDDSERNPKTNESGLKAEDEELTDAPDRDEDSEEVHACPDNITFRYPSSVPDFTILGQHEKAFKVARFLQCTAPSCACTGLVPPAGRTIKITKHGTGNDEDEDDEDEDDDISMEDAENPSEFEDRKAEWRTKEGWWRICGKCGHGWENGGHVWGDDVPPKERTRRSKVVGRIEEILEDESKLIEFPTPQSESISSLLKQLHEFVPPPAGKTTISGLPPPVDLSTPDDDTQGDQSDYERPRKRQRRASESTSSDIEEEHHRVQGKRKPGKGPAKGAKPRIPRTVVRGAHGFIPMATDPDGSQHVEGHLPISAGGAGADEDFEEEEEEEEEISTAKRPELDETERKRRTEIKVKEKEREEELVSRLAAGVNPEDGEGAVEIWEGIELQKLPLRPAAIEQANREIMLPVVSSRNPTPVATILLVGLKNVFQRQLPKMPREYITRLVLDKNHISMAIVKRGYRVVGGICYRPFEARGFAEIVFCAVDSSEQIKGYGSHLMNSLKDHVRKAHPTINVFLTYADNYAVGYFKKQGFTKEISYPRERWVGYIKDYEGGTIMQGRMLPKVKYMEVHQMLADQKAAIIAKIKTLTKSHIIHPGLQIFKERQPDEEIKLTKEQVPGLAESGWNPDLDDIVRQPKRNPYHVLLQHVLNDLQSEPSAWPFVKPVDSSVVADYYDVIKNPMDLSTMEHKLENNHYESIEGFVADVKLMCANCRQYNGEKSTYTKQANLLEKALDRILKKRKSVLTD, from the exons ATGGCACCAAAATCACGTCGTGCAACCAATTCCAAAGCCAAAGCGACGTCAACATCTGCCATCTCTCCACCCGACCATTCATCACCAGCACGCTCAAGGGACGGGTCGTCACCCCTCTCCCCGATCAGGTCACCCAAAGGAGATTCCGATTTAGATGACAGCGAGCGGAACCCAAAGACGAACGAGTCGGGACTGAAGgccgaagacgaagaaCTGACAGATGCGCCTGATAGAGATGAGGACTCGGAAGAAGTTCATGCCTGCCCGGATAATATCACGTTTCGCTATCCTTCGTCGGTTCCGGATTTTACCATCCTCGGTCAACATGAAAAGGCTTTCAAAGTAGCAAGGTTCTTACAGTGTACCGCCCCTAGTTGTGCCTGCACTGGCCTTGTGCCTCCTGCTGGTAGAACAATCAAAATAACCAAACATGGTACCGGcaatgacgaagatgaagacgacgaggacgaggatgacgaCATATCCATGGAGGACGCTGAAAATCCATCGGAATTTGAAGACAGAAAAGCTGAATGGAGGACGAAAGAggggtggtggagaatATGCGGAAAGTGTGGACATGGTTGGGAGAATGGGGGGCATGTTTGGGGTGATGATGTCCCTccgaaagaaagaacaaggagaagCAAGGTTGTTGGAAGGATAGAGGAAATACTCGAG GATGAAAGCAAGCTCATCGAATTCCCCACTCCTCAATCCGaatccatttcttccctaTTGAAACAGTTGCACGAATTCGTACCTCCGCCTGCCGGGAAAACGACCATTTCtggtcttcctcctcctgttGATCTTTCTACCcctgatgatgatacaCAAGGAGATCAAAGTGACTACGAACGACCAAGAAAGCGCCAACGCCGAGCAAGCGAATCTACATCCTCTGAtatcgaagaagaacatcACCGAGTtcaagggaaaagaaagccAGGAAAGGGCCCCGCGAAAGGTGCTAAACCGAGAATACCCCGTACTGTCGTCCGAGGGGCGCATGGATTTATTCCTATGGCGACGGACCCTGACGGCAGTCAACATGTTGAAGGACACCTCCCCATTAGTGCTGGCGGTGCAGGGGCTGACGAAGACttcgaagaggaggaggaggaagaggaggagatatCAACAGCTAAACGGCCAGAGCTGGATGAGAccgagagaaagaggagaacaGAAATTAAagtcaaggagaaagaaagggaagaagagctaGTCAGCAGGTTGGCTGCTGGAGTCAATCCGGAGGACGGCGAAGGGGCAGTCGAAATTtgggaagggattgagCTG CAAAAACTTCCCCTGCGACCGGCCGCAATTGAGCAAGCAAATCGAGAAATCATGCTACCTGTCGTGTCCTCCCGTAATCCCACTCCGGTCGCGACTATTCTCCTGGTTGGCCTTAAGAATGTCTTCCAACGTCAACTTCCAAAGATGCCTAGAGAATACATTACCCGCCTGGTATTGGACAAGAATCACATTAGTATGGCAATTGTCAAACGAGGATACAGAGTAGTAGGTGGAATTTGCTACAGGCCCTTTGAGGCTCGAGGATTTGCGGAGATTGTGTTTTGCGCCGTGGACAGCTCCGAGCAAATCAAG GGTTACGGATCACATTTGATGAATTCGCTCAAAGACCACGTTCGAAAGGCCCACCCGACTATCAACGTTTTCCTGACTTATGCAGACAATTATGCTGTGGGATATTTCAAGAAGCAAGGTTTTACCAAAGAAATTAGCTATCCCCGTGAGCGCTGGGTTGGTTACATCAAAGACTATGAAGGTGGAACCATCATGCAGGGCCGAATGCTGCCAAAAGTCAAGTATATGGAAGTCCACCAAATGTTAGCGGACCAAAAGGCT GCCATAATTGCCAAAATCAAAACCTTGACTAAATCTCATATCATTCACCCAGGTTTACAAATTTTCAAGGAGCGCCAACCTGATGAAGAAATCAAACTCACAAAGGAGCAAGTTCCTGGACTGG CTGAAAGTGGATGGAATCCCGATCTTGATGATAT CGTTCGCCAACCCAAGCGAAACCCATACCATGTCCTCCTTCAACATGTTTTGAATGACTTGCAAAGCGAGCCTTCTGCATGGCCATTTGTAAAGCCCGTGGACTCAAGTGTAGTGGCGGACTACTATGATGTGATCAAGAACCCCATGG ACCTTTCCACCATGGAACACAAATTAGAGAACAACCATTACGAATCCATTGAAGGCTTTGTTGCCGACGTGAAGCTCATGTGCGCAAATTGCCGACAATACAATGGCGAAAAGAGCACCTACACCAAACAAGCAAACTTGTTAGAAAAAGCTCTGGATAGAATCTTGAAAAAGCGAAAATCAGTACTGACTGACTGA
- a CDS encoding glucan 1 gives MWPNVLWVLTIAAFFAHPTRALSSWYTEPGGTPTGSVEGDKVRGVNLGGWFILENWMMPSVFEDSIVRDTYINDEWSFCQVLGQDECLARLQQHWDTYITEDDFKRFANYSLNTVRIPMGYWAWTTPEDYEPYIEGQLPYLERALNWSSWYGLDVMMDLHGLPGGANGQDNQGYKGPIEFQLNSTNMDRAIEALANMTKYVTADKFDGVVKAIELTNEPYILEFNSRGMDFYTLADFYLKGYQAVRANEHIIEGANEVMVVIHDAFQPLLNWRYFWSEESLGLNWTNYALDTHIYDAFNGADQKSYQEHLDTICGLSASIAEAQQYFPVIVGEFALGVNTYCVDYQSCWGLTMDEVIANFTSTYEASLFMRQFWEVQSDVYELGAGWIFWSVHHELAGPWSWTQSAAQNWIPMDPSEKIWPFYPDASSYCLDTFNPLEGDQNLPSFPLYANNYTNIDISSVKPVKLNAANPASNSTVASATLSSFSQSSTSSPSSSSSENGSLYTAPLPSSLTSLLLVVMVVSVSYL, from the exons ATGTGGCCCAATGTTCTGTGGGTCCTCACCATCGCAGCCTTCTTTGCCCACCCGACACGCGCCCTTTCTTCATGGTACACAGAGCCAGGCGGCACGCCTACGGGTTCAGTGGAGGGCGATAAGGTGCGAGGAGTCAATTTGGGTGGATGGTTCATCCTGGAAAATTGGATGATGCCCAGTGTTTTCGAGGACTCAATTGTCAGAGACACATATATCAATGATGAA TGGTCTTTCTGTCAAGTTTTGGGACAAGATGAATGTCTTGCAAGACTGCAACAACATTGGGACACTTACATCACTGAGGATGACTTTAAACGATTCGCAAACTATTCCCTCAACACAGTGCGGATACCCATGGGATACTGGGCATGGACAACGCCAGAGGATTACGAGCC CTATATTGAAGGACAGCTCCCCTATCTTGAACGAGCGCTCAATTGGTCTAGTTGGTACGGCTTAGACGTCATGATGGATCTCCATGGCCTTCCCGGGGGAGCGAACGGCCAAGACAACCAAGGATACAAAGGGCCGATCGAGTTTCAGTTGAACAGCACGAACATGGATAGGGCCATAGAAGCACTTGCAAACATGACCAAGTATGTCACAGCAGATAAATTCGACGGAGTCGTGAAGGCCATTGAACTAACAAATGAG CCTTACATCTTAGAATTTAACTCGCGCGGAATGGACTTTTATACTTTGGCCGATTTCTACTTGAAGGGCTACCAGGCTGTCCGAGCAAACGAGCACATCATTGAAGGAGCCAATGAAGTAATGGTAGTCATTCATGACGCTTTTCAACCACTTTTAAACTGGAGGTACTTTTGGTCAGAAGAAAGTCTGGGCTTGAACTGGACTAATTATGCGCTTGATACCC ATATTTATGATGCTTTCAATGGCGCCGACCAAAAGTCTTATCAAGAGCACTTGGACACAATATGCGGCCTATCCGCCTCTATTGCTGAAGCCCAGCAGTATTTCCCAGTCATCGTTGGAGAGTTTGCTCT GGGCGTAAACACATATTGTGTGGATTATCAATCGTGCTGGGGGCTTACCATGGACGAGGTCATCGCCAATTTCACCTCTACTTACGAGGCATCACTCTTTATGCGCCAATTCTGGGAGGTTCAGTCAGATGTGTATGAGCTAGGAGCTGGTTGGATATTCTGGTCGGTTCATCATGAGCTCGCTGGGCCATGGAGTTGGACACAGTCGGCTGCTCAAAATTGGATTCCAATGGACCCTTCTGAAAAAAT CTGGCCCTTCTACCCTGATGCCTCCTCCTACTGTCTGGACACCTTTAATCCTCTAGAGGGTGACCAaaaccttccttccttccccttatACGCCAATAATTACACCAATATCGACATCTCCTCTGTTAAACCTGTGAAACTGAACGCCGCGAACCCCGCTTCCAACTCCACAGTTGCCTCTGCCActttgtcttctttttcacaATCCTCAACATCCAGTCCATCAAGTTCTTCGTCGGAAAACGGTAGTCTTTATACAGCTCCTCTACCTTCGTCTTTGACTTCGCTGCTTTTGGTGGTTATGGTCGTTTCTGTCAGTTATCTATGA